Proteins encoded by one window of Dryocola sp. LX212:
- a CDS encoding PTS lactose/cellobiose transporter subunit IIA, protein MEDLESIIMELLVHAGSARSQALTALQQARKGDFEAAEQAMEESREYVKHAHKIQTQLIGMDEGTGKLPVNLITVHSQDHLMNAMVIQDLAGDMIELYRRIPLVK, encoded by the coding sequence GTGGAAGATTTAGAATCGATTATTATGGAGCTGCTGGTCCATGCCGGTAGCGCGCGTAGCCAGGCGCTGACCGCTTTACAACAGGCTCGCAAAGGCGATTTCGAAGCCGCCGAGCAGGCAATGGAAGAATCACGAGAGTATGTAAAACACGCCCATAAAATCCAGACCCAGCTAATCGGTATGGATGAAGGCACCGGTAAACTGCCCGTTAACCTGATCACCGTGCATTCCCAGGACCACCTGATGAACGCCATGGTAATCCAGGACTTAGCCGGAGACATGATCGAACTTTATCGTCGTATCCCGCTGGTTAAATAA